The following proteins are co-located in the Rhodococcus opacus B4 genome:
- a CDS encoding cation transporter — MASELGMPSPRSALTAHRRQVLGRRIRWFVAATISYNVLEAIIALSEGARVSSTALIGFGLDSVIEVSSAAAVAWQFAGKDPESRERVTLRIIAFSFFALAGYVTVDAIRSLFGIGEAEHSIVGITLAAVSLAVMPVLSWAQRRAGRELGSLSAVADSKQTLLCTYLSAVLLVGLLLNSLFGWSWADPIAALVIAAIAVKEGVNAWQGDTCCPAPVTTSGTGGGCDCCDD; from the coding sequence ATGGCGTCGGAACTCGGAATGCCCTCTCCGCGTTCGGCTCTCACCGCGCACCGACGGCAGGTCCTGGGGCGGCGGATCCGGTGGTTCGTGGCCGCGACGATCAGCTACAACGTGCTCGAGGCGATCATCGCGCTGAGCGAGGGCGCCAGGGTGTCGTCGACCGCGCTGATCGGTTTCGGCCTCGACTCGGTCATCGAGGTGTCCTCCGCGGCAGCAGTGGCCTGGCAGTTCGCCGGCAAGGACCCGGAATCGCGGGAGCGGGTGACGCTGCGGATCATCGCGTTCTCGTTCTTCGCGTTGGCCGGGTATGTCACGGTCGACGCGATCCGATCCCTCTTCGGCATCGGCGAGGCGGAGCACTCGATCGTCGGGATCACGCTGGCGGCCGTCAGTCTCGCGGTCATGCCGGTGCTGTCGTGGGCGCAGCGGCGCGCGGGCCGCGAACTCGGGTCTCTCTCGGCGGTCGCCGATTCCAAACAGACCCTGCTGTGCACCTATCTGTCCGCCGTCCTGCTGGTCGGCCTGCTGCTCAACTCCCTGTTCGGGTGGTCCTGGGCCGACCCGATCGCCGCCCTGGTCATCGCCGCGATCGCGGTCAAGGAAGGCGTCAACGCCTGGCAGGGCGACACCTGTTGCCCGGCGCCGGTCACCACGTCCGGAACCGGCGGCGGCTGCGACTGCTGCGACGACTGA
- a CDS encoding catalase family peroxidase, translated as MPRTGDGHEPSVGGRSGTTVTRRGALLGLAAVGAIAAADVGGFLFAGGRLTPDTVTPSRFVDRFEQVFGRHEGFRRNHAKGVSVTGWFTATGAGSAVSTASVFRAGSRHPVTGRFSLSGGQPDAADAVDTVRGLGLMFRLPGGEQWRTAMIDSPVFPDRTPDGFRARLLASKKVPDTGKPDPAAMAAFLACHPETAAAMDIIRRQHRTSGFGDSTFHGLNAFRCTDRSGASVPVRWRLVPEQAVRQPGAEEGSGRDYLFDALVREVTRGPLRWRMILTIGEAGDPTDDATRPWPADRTSLDVGTLTVDAIDTEGPGNARDVNFDPLVLPNGIAPSDDPLLSARSAVYAESFDRRSGEPKAPSRVTVAEVPDER; from the coding sequence ATGCCGCGCACGGGTGACGGCCACGAACCCTCCGTCGGTGGCCGTTCGGGCACGACGGTCACCCGGCGCGGCGCCCTCCTCGGTCTGGCGGCGGTCGGTGCGATCGCCGCGGCGGACGTCGGTGGGTTCCTGTTCGCCGGCGGCCGGCTGACCCCGGACACCGTCACCCCGTCGCGGTTCGTCGATCGATTCGAGCAGGTTTTCGGCCGGCACGAGGGGTTCCGGCGCAACCATGCGAAAGGGGTGAGTGTCACGGGGTGGTTCACCGCGACCGGTGCGGGGTCCGCCGTGTCCACGGCGAGCGTCTTCCGGGCCGGCAGCCGCCACCCCGTCACCGGACGGTTCTCGTTGTCGGGCGGGCAGCCCGACGCCGCCGACGCGGTGGACACCGTGCGCGGTCTGGGGTTGATGTTCCGGTTGCCCGGGGGAGAGCAGTGGCGGACCGCGATGATCGACAGTCCGGTGTTCCCCGACCGCACGCCGGACGGTTTCCGTGCTCGGCTGCTCGCCTCGAAGAAGGTCCCGGACACCGGCAAACCCGATCCGGCCGCGATGGCGGCGTTCCTGGCATGCCATCCCGAGACGGCGGCGGCGATGGACATCATCCGGCGTCAGCATCGCACTTCCGGTTTCGGAGACAGCACATTTCACGGGCTCAATGCCTTCCGATGTACCGACCGATCCGGGGCCTCCGTTCCGGTGCGCTGGCGGTTGGTGCCGGAGCAAGCCGTCCGGCAACCCGGTGCCGAGGAGGGTTCCGGCCGCGACTACCTGTTCGACGCTCTCGTCCGGGAGGTCACACGAGGACCGCTGCGCTGGCGGATGATCCTCACGATCGGGGAGGCGGGGGACCCGACCGACGATGCCACCAGGCCGTGGCCGGCCGACAGGACGTCGCTCGACGTCGGCACGCTGACCGTCGATGCGATCGACACCGAAGGCCCGGGCAACGCGCGGGACGTCAACTTCGATCCTCTCGTCCTGCCGAACGGTATTGCGCCGTCCGATGATCCACTGCTCAGCGCGCGGTCCGCGGTGTACGCGGAATCGTTCGACCGGCGGTCCGGTGAGCCGAAAGCGCCGAGCCGAGTCACCGTTGCGGAGGTGCCCGATGAGCGATAG
- a CDS encoding three-helix bundle dimerization domain-containing protein has protein sequence MSVDEERRQIELVVDRLAVEHTTVSHDMVEQIVHEVHATFDGGVVRDFVPLLVERSAKRKIAALISF, from the coding sequence ATGTCCGTCGACGAAGAACGACGCCAGATCGAGTTGGTCGTCGACCGGCTTGCCGTGGAGCACACCACCGTGTCACACGACATGGTCGAGCAGATCGTGCACGAGGTGCACGCGACATTCGACGGGGGAGTGGTGCGCGATTTCGTTCCGCTGCTGGTCGAGCGGTCCGCGAAGCGAAAGATCGCTGCGCTCATCAGTTTCTGA
- a CDS encoding zf-HC2 domain-containing protein, translated as MHTLLGMYALGRLDDHESVALRAHLDGCPDCRAELIELTPVASVLGHADPDRLHEPPPAPSFALPDTILATLGHERSRQRHRRIAVVAAAAVTALGLLTGGFFLRTLVPSSPPGQPVAFTAPAAGVEASARVENRAWGTGISLDVAGLPQGSTYNVWLQRPDGSRMNAGSFIAGGDRRMSMNLAVALPMSDATLLGVSAPGDDTAVLQAPLHS; from the coding sequence ATGCACACCTTGCTGGGCATGTACGCGCTCGGGCGCCTCGACGACCACGAATCCGTGGCGTTGCGCGCCCATCTCGACGGATGCCCGGACTGCCGGGCCGAGTTGATCGAGCTGACCCCGGTGGCCTCGGTTCTGGGGCACGCGGACCCCGACCGACTACACGAGCCGCCGCCTGCGCCGTCCTTCGCACTACCCGACACGATTCTCGCGACGCTCGGCCACGAACGCAGCCGGCAGCGTCATCGCCGGATCGCGGTCGTCGCCGCGGCCGCCGTCACCGCCCTCGGCCTGCTCACCGGCGGATTCTTCCTCCGCACCCTCGTCCCGAGCAGCCCGCCCGGACAACCGGTGGCCTTCACCGCGCCCGCCGCGGGCGTGGAGGCGTCCGCTCGGGTGGAGAACCGGGCCTGGGGAACCGGTATCAGCCTCGACGTCGCCGGACTCCCCCAGGGCAGCACCTACAACGTCTGGCTGCAGCGACCCGACGGAAGTCGCATGAACGCAGGCAGTTTCATCGCCGGCGGCGACCGGAGGATGTCGATGAACCTCGCCGTGGCACTGCCGATGTCCGACGCCACCCTGCTCGGCGTCAGCGCACCCGGCGACGACACTGCCGTACTGCAGGCGCCGCTGCACTCGTGA
- a CDS encoding ArsR/SmtB family transcription factor, translating to METLIHRDALARFGYALSDTTRTQILLSLQSGPGYPSELAEQIGVSRQILSNHLACLRGCGLVVAAPEGRRTRYELADPRIGRALDDLIGLVLAVDPTCCPDAESDGCC from the coding sequence ATGGAGACGTTGATCCACCGCGATGCGCTGGCCCGGTTCGGATACGCGCTGTCGGACACGACGCGCACGCAGATTCTGCTGAGCCTGCAGTCGGGTCCCGGGTATCCGTCCGAGCTGGCCGAACAGATCGGGGTGTCGCGTCAGATCTTGTCGAATCACCTGGCCTGCCTGCGTGGGTGCGGCCTCGTCGTCGCGGCGCCGGAGGGGCGGCGCACCCGGTACGAACTGGCGGATCCGCGGATCGGGCGCGCGCTCGACGACCTGATCGGCCTGGTGCTGGCCGTCGATCCGACCTGTTGCCCGGACGCCGAGTCCGACGGATGCTGCTGA
- a CDS encoding COG4315 family predicted lipoprotein, whose protein sequence is MKFSAAVNAAGRRPVLPGVVRDRRAVQRENGDLMIAKRTIVAVACAGAAVAVMSGCSQAPEAPAAAPDAAATGASGTAPTLGTRETALGTVLTDGDGFTLYRFDEDTADLVRCVGQCAEIWPPTPGAPLPHPDAVLPGTVGTTTRPDGVEQATYDGHPLYRFAKDTAPGLTSGDGVKGTWHVVTVDAAHG, encoded by the coding sequence GTGAAGTTCTCGGCCGCCGTGAACGCGGCCGGCCGGCGGCCCGTACTCCCCGGCGTCGTCCGCGATCGGCGGGCGGTTCAGCGAGAGAACGGAGATCTGATGATCGCGAAGCGCACGATTGTCGCGGTGGCCTGCGCGGGTGCTGCGGTTGCCGTGATGTCGGGCTGCAGCCAGGCGCCCGAGGCCCCGGCGGCTGCCCCCGATGCGGCGGCGACCGGCGCGTCCGGCACCGCGCCGACGCTCGGCACGCGGGAGACCGCGCTGGGCACCGTGCTGACCGACGGCGACGGCTTCACGCTCTACCGTTTCGACGAGGACACCGCAGACCTGGTGCGGTGCGTGGGCCAGTGCGCCGAGATCTGGCCGCCGACGCCCGGCGCGCCGTTGCCCCACCCGGACGCCGTCCTGCCGGGCACGGTCGGCACCACGACGCGTCCCGACGGCGTCGAGCAGGCCACCTATGACGGTCACCCTCTCTATCGGTTCGCGAAGGACACTGCCCCGGGGCTGACGAGCGGCGACGGGGTCAAGGGCACGTGGCACGTGGTGACGGTCGATGCCGCGCACGGGTGA
- a CDS encoding cytochrome b — translation MSDSRTRYAFTSRLLHWAMAILVVAQLFLGVAMVASLDAYHLLRTVHQPLGFAILVLAVVRIGNRIVHRPPPSSGMRPAERMVATGSEYLLYGLLVLQPVTGWAMLSAGGFPIALTAQLSLPAIAPRDPDLYAVLRQSHTVLGYLLFAAFTAHLCAILFHTFVLRDRILGRMTLSRRPRPAPPPQRRDPEFRVS, via the coding sequence ATGAGCGATAGCCGGACACGGTACGCGTTCACGTCGCGGCTGCTGCACTGGGCGATGGCGATCCTCGTGGTCGCCCAGCTCTTCCTCGGAGTCGCGATGGTGGCGTCGTTGGACGCCTACCACCTGTTGCGGACGGTGCATCAGCCGCTGGGGTTCGCGATCCTCGTCCTCGCGGTGGTACGCATCGGCAACCGGATCGTCCACCGGCCGCCGCCGTCCTCCGGGATGCGGCCCGCCGAGCGGATGGTCGCGACCGGGTCGGAATACCTCCTCTACGGACTCCTGGTGCTGCAACCGGTCACCGGGTGGGCGATGCTGTCGGCGGGCGGGTTCCCGATCGCGCTCACCGCGCAGCTGAGTCTGCCCGCGATCGCTCCCCGCGATCCGGACCTGTATGCCGTGTTGCGGCAGTCCCACACCGTGCTCGGGTACCTGCTGTTCGCCGCGTTCACCGCGCACCTGTGCGCCATCCTGTTCCACACGTTCGTCCTGCGTGACCGGATTCTCGGCCGGATGACGCTGTCGCGCCGACCCCGGCCCGCCCCGCCGCCGCAACGGCGAGATCCAGAGTTCAGGGTTTCCTGA
- a CDS encoding sigma-70 family RNA polymerase sigma factor, which translates to MRLRMSRRRADEAVGNLADSAVLRTVYDDHAGELFALAYRSLGDRGRAEEVVQETFLRAWRGADRYDPRRSTVRTWLYAICRNVVIDASRARASRPQLADTEPPDVPVPERPLEQLLVGLQVEEALRRLSEQHRVVLVEIHLRDRPAGEVAAELGIPVGTVRSRVYYGLKALKLVLEEMGWHGDQ; encoded by the coding sequence GTGCGGCTACGCATGTCGCGGAGGCGGGCGGACGAGGCGGTCGGGAATTTGGCCGACAGTGCGGTGTTGCGGACCGTTTACGACGATCACGCCGGCGAACTGTTCGCCCTCGCCTATCGCTCGCTCGGCGATCGGGGACGCGCGGAGGAAGTGGTGCAGGAGACGTTCCTCCGCGCCTGGCGGGGAGCGGACCGGTACGACCCGCGGCGTTCCACCGTCCGGACCTGGCTGTATGCCATCTGCCGCAACGTGGTGATCGACGCGAGCCGGGCGCGGGCCTCCCGGCCCCAGCTCGCCGACACCGAGCCACCCGACGTTCCGGTGCCCGAGCGCCCGCTGGAACAGCTGCTGGTGGGATTGCAGGTCGAGGAGGCATTGCGGCGCCTGTCCGAGCAGCATCGCGTCGTACTCGTCGAGATTCATCTGCGCGACCGGCCTGCCGGCGAGGTCGCGGCGGAACTCGGCATCCCCGTGGGCACCGTCCGCAGTCGGGTGTACTACGGGCTGAAGGCGCTCAAACTCGTACTGGAAGAAATGGGGTGGCACGGTGACCAGTGA